A stretch of [Clostridium] scindens DNA encodes these proteins:
- the serC gene encoding 3-phosphoserine/phosphohydroxythreonine transaminase has translation MSRVYNFSAGPAVLPEEVLKEAAEEMLDYNGTGMSVMEMSHRSQSFQEIIDTAEADIRELMGIPDNYKVLFLQGGESQQFAMVPMNLMKNKVADYIVTGQWAKKAAAEAKKYGKVNIVASSEDKTFSYIPDCSDLPISEDADYVYICENNTIYGTKYKELPNTKGKTLVADVSSCFLSEPMDVTRYGLICGGVQKNIGPAGTVIVIIREDLITEDVLPGTPTMLQYKTHADAKSLYNTPPAYGIYICGKVFKWLKRQGGLAAMKERNEAKAKILYDYLDQSKLFKGTVEPKDRSIMNVPFVTGSSELDAKFVKEAKAAGFESLKGHRSVGGMRASIYNAMPMEGVEALVEFMKKFEEENA, from the coding sequence ATGAGCAGAGTGTACAATTTTTCAGCAGGACCGGCAGTATTACCGGAGGAAGTATTAAAAGAGGCAGCAGAAGAAATGCTAGATTACAACGGGACCGGAATGTCCGTTATGGAAATGAGTCACCGCTCGCAGTCGTTCCAGGAAATTATTGATACAGCAGAGGCGGATATTCGGGAACTGATGGGCATACCTGACAACTATAAGGTATTATTCCTGCAGGGAGGGGAGTCCCAGCAGTTCGCTATGGTTCCTATGAACCTGATGAAGAACAAGGTGGCAGACTACATCGTTACCGGACAGTGGGCCAAGAAGGCAGCCGCCGAAGCAAAAAAATACGGAAAGGTCAATATCGTGGCATCCTCAGAGGATAAGACATTCTCCTATATCCCGGATTGCTCTGATCTTCCCATTTCAGAAGATGCGGACTATGTGTACATATGTGAGAATAATACCATCTATGGCACCAAATACAAGGAACTTCCGAATACCAAGGGAAAGACCCTGGTTGCCGATGTATCATCCTGCTTCCTGTCAGAGCCGATGGATGTGACGAGATACGGCCTGATATGCGGAGGCGTGCAGAAGAACATCGGTCCGGCCGGAACCGTGATCGTGATCATCCGGGAAGACCTGATTACCGAGGATGTACTCCCAGGGACGCCTACCATGCTCCAGTATAAGACCCATGCAGATGCCAAGTCTCTTTACAATACGCCGCCGGCATATGGAATCTACATCTGCGGCAAGGTATTCAAGTGGCTGAAAAGGCAGGGCGGCCTTGCGGCAATGAAAGAGCGCAATGAAGCGAAGGCGAAGATCCTGTATGACTATCTGGATCAGAGCAAGCTGTTTAAAGGCACTGTGGAGCCAAAGGACCGTTCGATCATGAACGTGCCTTTCGTTACGGGAAGCAGCGAGCTGGATGCGAAGTTTGTAAAGGAAGCCAAGGCGGCCGGATTCGAGAGCCTGAAAGGGCACCGCTCGGTGGGCGGCATGAGGGCTAGCATTTACAATGCGATGCCGATGGAAGGCGTAGAGGCACTGGTGGAATTTATGAAGAAGTTTGAAGAGGAGAATGCATAG
- the ilvD gene encoding dihydroxy-acid dehydratase encodes MRSDTVTKGKQQAPHRSLLNALGLTPEEMERPLVGIVSSYNEIVPGHMNLDKIVNAVKQGVAMAGGTPIVFPAIAVCDGIAMGHIGMKYSLVTRDLIADSTEAMALAHQFDALVMVPNCDKNVPGLLMAAARINVPTIFVSGGPMLAGHVKGKKTSLSSMFEAVGANAAGLITDEDLQEFENKTCPTCGSCSGMYTANSMNCLTEVLGMGLGGNGTIPAVYSARIRLAKQAGMKVMELWEKNIRPRDIMTEDAILNALTVDMALGCSTNSMLHLPAIAHEIGMDFEIDFANGISEKTPNLCHLAPAGPTYIEDLDEAGGVYAVMAELNKKGLLHTDCLTVTGKTVGENIKDAVNKDPQVIRPIDDPYSQTGGLAVLKGNLAPDGSVVKRSAVVEEMLVHVGPARVFDCEEDAIDAIKGGKIVAGDVVVIRYVGPKGGPGMPEMLNPTSAIAGMGLGSSVALITDGRFSGASRGASIGHVSPEAAVGGPIGLVEEGDMIKIDIPNLKLELDISDEEMAKRKQAWQPREPKVTTGYLARYASMVTSGNRGAILEIPKN; translated from the coding sequence ATGAGAAGCGATACAGTTACAAAGGGAAAGCAGCAGGCGCCCCACCGTTCATTGTTGAACGCCCTGGGCCTGACGCCGGAGGAGATGGAGCGGCCGCTGGTTGGAATTGTCAGTTCTTATAATGAGATCGTGCCAGGGCATATGAACCTGGATAAGATTGTAAATGCAGTGAAGCAGGGGGTTGCCATGGCAGGCGGAACGCCGATCGTATTTCCGGCCATCGCCGTATGCGACGGGATCGCCATGGGACATATCGGCATGAAATATTCTCTGGTAACCAGAGACCTGATTGCGGATTCCACGGAAGCCATGGCTCTGGCGCACCAGTTTGACGCCCTGGTCATGGTACCCAACTGTGACAAGAATGTGCCGGGACTTTTGATGGCGGCAGCCAGAATCAATGTACCTACCATATTCGTAAGCGGCGGCCCTATGCTGGCAGGCCATGTCAAGGGAAAGAAGACCAGCCTTTCTAGCATGTTTGAGGCAGTTGGAGCCAACGCGGCGGGCCTGATCACGGACGAAGATCTTCAGGAATTCGAGAATAAGACCTGTCCGACCTGCGGATCCTGTTCCGGCATGTACACGGCCAACAGCATGAACTGCCTGACGGAAGTGCTTGGCATGGGACTTGGCGGCAACGGAACCATTCCGGCAGTCTACTCTGCAAGGATCCGTCTCGCGAAGCAGGCAGGCATGAAGGTCATGGAACTGTGGGAGAAGAATATCCGTCCAAGAGACATTATGACAGAGGATGCCATCCTCAACGCCCTGACGGTAGATATGGCTCTTGGCTGCTCTACCAACAGCATGCTGCACCTTCCGGCGATCGCCCATGAGATCGGCATGGATTTTGAGATTGACTTTGCGAATGGAATCAGCGAAAAGACCCCGAACCTCTGCCACCTGGCACCGGCAGGGCCTACCTACATAGAAGACTTGGATGAAGCCGGCGGCGTATATGCGGTGATGGCGGAACTGAACAAGAAAGGACTGCTCCATACAGACTGCCTGACGGTTACTGGCAAGACGGTTGGAGAGAACATCAAAGATGCGGTGAATAAGGATCCGCAGGTGATCCGTCCCATTGACGATCCATACAGCCAGACGGGAGGCCTTGCAGTTCTCAAAGGCAACCTGGCGCCGGACGGCAGCGTGGTAAAACGCTCCGCGGTCGTAGAAGAGATGCTGGTGCATGTTGGCCCGGCAAGAGTATTTGACTGCGAGGAGGATGCGATCGACGCGATCAAAGGCGGCAAGATCGTGGCGGGAGACGTGGTAGTTATCCGCTATGTGGGACCGAAAGGCGGTCCGGGCATGCCGGAGATGCTCAATCCTACTTCTGCCATTGCAGGCATGGGACTTGGGTCCAGCGTGGCGCTGATCACGGACGGACGCTTCAGCGGAGCCTCCAGAGGCGCCTCCATCGGCCACGTATCGCCGGAAGCGGCAGTGGGAGGACCGATCGGACTGGTGGAAGAAGGAGATATGATTAAGATTGACATCCCGAACCTGAAGCTGGAACTGGATATATCCGACGAAGAGATGGCGAAGAGAAAGCAGGCATGGCAGCCAAGAGAGCCGAAGGTAACCACAGGATATCTGGCAAGATACGCATCCATGGTAACTTCAGGAAACAGAGGAGCCATCCTGGAAATACCGAAGAATTAA
- the ilvB gene encoding biosynthetic-type acetolactate synthase large subunit: MQLTGSEIVIECLKEQGVDTVFGYPGGAILNVYDELYKHSDEITHILTSHEQGAAHAADGYARATGKVGVCFATSGPGATNLVTGIATAYMDSIPIVAITCNVGVSLLGKDSFQEIDIAGITMPITKHNFIVKDVKDLAETIRKAFVIAKKDRPGPVLIDIPKDVTANKAEYKKEAIKPVEPSKDICEDDIQTALKIITKAKKPYIFVGGGAVLSGASEELYTFAKKVDAPVTDSLMGKGAFPGTDPLYTGMLGMHGTKTANYGVSECDLLIVIGARFSDRVTGNARKFAKNAKILQFDIDAAEMNKNVLITDGVVGDIKTVLGILNERMEQQNHAEWVEKIMDYKKRYPLSYHPDVLTGPYVVEEIYRQTKGDAVIVTEVGQHQMWAAQFYKFTKPRTLLTSGGLGTMGYGLGASIGAKTGLPDRTVVNIAGDGCFRMNMNEIATAVRHNIPIIQVVINNHVLGMVRQWQDLFYGKRYSATVLNDAVDFVKLAEAMGAEGIRATTQEEFKEAFEKALTLNRPIVIDCQVDSDDKVWPMVAPGAPINEAFDEKDLEKQK; the protein is encoded by the coding sequence ATGCAATTAACAGGATCAGAGATAGTAATCGAATGTTTGAAAGAGCAGGGCGTGGATACCGTGTTTGGCTATCCAGGCGGGGCTATTTTAAACGTATACGATGAATTATATAAACATAGCGATGAGATCACCCATATCCTGACCTCCCATGAGCAGGGAGCCGCCCATGCCGCTGACGGATATGCCAGGGCAACGGGAAAGGTAGGCGTCTGCTTCGCAACCAGCGGCCCGGGAGCGACGAATCTGGTTACGGGAATCGCGACGGCTTACATGGATTCCATTCCGATCGTAGCGATCACCTGTAATGTAGGCGTGTCACTTCTTGGAAAAGACAGTTTCCAGGAGATTGATATCGCAGGTATCACGATGCCGATCACGAAGCACAACTTTATCGTCAAGGATGTAAAAGATCTGGCGGAGACCATAAGAAAGGCATTCGTAATCGCGAAGAAGGACCGCCCCGGCCCGGTACTGATCGATATTCCTAAGGATGTGACGGCGAATAAGGCAGAATATAAGAAAGAGGCGATCAAGCCTGTCGAGCCTTCCAAAGACATCTGCGAAGACGACATCCAGACGGCATTAAAAATCATAACAAAAGCAAAGAAGCCATATATCTTTGTAGGAGGAGGCGCGGTACTCTCAGGCGCCAGCGAAGAACTCTATACATTTGCCAAGAAGGTGGATGCTCCGGTAACGGATTCCCTTATGGGTAAAGGCGCGTTTCCGGGCACCGATCCGTTATATACAGGCATGCTGGGAATGCACGGCACAAAGACGGCCAACTATGGCGTCAGCGAGTGCGACCTGCTGATCGTCATCGGAGCAAGATTCAGCGACCGCGTGACAGGGAACGCCAGAAAGTTTGCCAAGAACGCCAAGATCCTGCAGTTTGATATCGATGCTGCGGAGATGAACAAGAATGTACTGATCACCGACGGCGTAGTGGGCGATATCAAGACCGTGCTGGGTATCCTCAATGAGAGGATGGAGCAGCAAAATCATGCGGAATGGGTGGAGAAGATCATGGATTACAAGAAGAGATATCCATTATCCTATCATCCGGACGTACTGACCGGCCCATATGTGGTTGAGGAAATCTACAGACAGACCAAGGGGGATGCCGTCATCGTGACCGAAGTCGGCCAGCATCAGATGTGGGCAGCCCAGTTCTATAAATTTACAAAGCCAAGGACATTACTGACGTCCGGCGGCCTGGGAACCATGGGATACGGCCTGGGGGCCTCCATCGGTGCCAAGACGGGGCTGCCGGATCGGACAGTTGTCAATATAGCGGGTGACGGATGCTTCCGTATGAATATGAACGAGATCGCTACCGCCGTGCGCCACAATATTCCAATCATCCAGGTGGTCATCAATAATCATGTGCTTGGAATGGTGCGCCAGTGGCAGGATCTGTTCTACGGAAAGCGTTACTCGGCGACGGTTCTGAATGACGCCGTGGACTTCGTGAAACTTGCGGAGGCTATGGGGGCAGAAGGAATCCGTGCAACCACCCAGGAAGAATTCAAAGAAGCATTTGAAAAGGCCCTGACTCTTAACAGGCCGATTGTCATTGACTGCCAGGTAGACAGCGATGACAAGGTATGGCCTATGGTAGCCCCAGGCGCGCCGATCAATGAAGCATTCGATGAAAAGGACCTGGAAAAACAGAAATAA
- a CDS encoding phosphoglycerate dehydrogenase has protein sequence MYKYYCLNQISEVGMEQFTEDYAPAGDPENADAILVRSANMHEMEFGPEVKAIARAGAGVNNIPLDKCAEQGIVVFNTPGANANGVKELVIAGMLLASRDIIGGINWVQENEEDGNIVKETEKAKKAFAGCELEGKKLGVIGLGAVGVLVANAAMHLGMDVYGYDPYVSVDSAWRLSRNIIHAKTVDELYKECDFITIHVPATTNTIGMINADAISLMKKGVVVLNFARDLLVDEEAMVDALVAGQVKHYVTDFPTPVIAGVKGAIVIPHLGASTEESEDNCARMAAKQIRAYLEHGNIQNSVNYPDSDMGYRGENTRIVLLHHNVPNMIGQFTKILADDNMNIADMSNKSKGGYAYTMIDIDSPVPEKVVDDLRKVGEVLRVRVIE, from the coding sequence ATGTATAAATATTATTGCTTAAATCAAATATCTGAAGTGGGTATGGAACAGTTTACGGAAGATTATGCGCCGGCTGGAGATCCGGAGAATGCGGATGCCATCCTTGTAAGAAGCGCGAACATGCATGAGATGGAGTTCGGACCAGAAGTAAAGGCCATAGCAAGAGCAGGCGCGGGGGTGAACAATATCCCGCTTGATAAATGCGCAGAACAGGGCATTGTGGTATTCAATACGCCGGGGGCTAACGCCAACGGCGTGAAGGAACTGGTGATCGCGGGAATGCTGCTGGCTTCCAGAGACATCATTGGCGGCATCAACTGGGTGCAGGAAAACGAAGAAGACGGCAACATCGTAAAAGAGACGGAAAAAGCCAAGAAAGCATTCGCAGGCTGCGAATTGGAAGGAAAGAAGCTGGGAGTCATCGGACTTGGAGCTGTCGGCGTGCTGGTGGCCAATGCGGCCATGCATCTGGGAATGGATGTCTATGGCTATGATCCATACGTATCCGTTGATTCTGCATGGAGGCTGTCCAGGAATATTATCCATGCGAAGACGGTAGATGAACTGTATAAAGAGTGCGACTTCATTACCATCCATGTGCCGGCTACCACAAACACGATAGGCATGATCAATGCCGATGCCATAAGCCTGATGAAGAAAGGCGTGGTAGTCCTGAATTTCGCAAGAGACTTGCTGGTAGATGAAGAGGCCATGGTTGATGCGCTGGTGGCCGGACAGGTGAAGCATTATGTGACGGACTTCCCGACGCCTGTCATCGCAGGGGTAAAGGGAGCCATCGTGATCCCCCATCTGGGCGCATCCACGGAAGAGTCCGAGGATAACTGCGCCAGAATGGCGGCAAAGCAGATCCGCGCTTACCTGGAGCATGGCAATATCCAGAATTCCGTCAATTATCCCGACAGCGATATGGGATATCGGGGCGAGAATACCAGGATCGTCCTGCTGCATCACAATGTGCCGAACATGATCGGGCAGTTTACGAAGATTCTGGCGGATGACAATATGAATATTGCGGATATGAGCAACAAAAGCAAGGGCGGCTATGCCTACACGATGATAGACATCGACAGCCCGGTTCCTGAGAAAGTGGTAGATGATCTTAGGAAAGTCGGCGAAGTGCTGCGCGTGCGCGTAATCGAATAA
- the plsY gene encoding glycerol-3-phosphate 1-O-acyltransferase PlsY, whose protein sequence is MERFICVIIGYAFGLLQTGYLYGKLHHVDIRKQGSGNAGSTNALRTMGWKAGLVTLLGDCFKCVFAVVVVHLLYGKSQADMIPLLAMYAGMGAVLGHNYPFYLKFKGGKGIAATGGLILSTTNVWMVLICLVAFVGVVGITRYVSLGSLLVVIIYLVEVVIYGQMGGFHVAQNYLYEMYGIAAFLMLSAFFKHRENIKRLLTGTENKLSVGKK, encoded by the coding sequence ATGGAACGTTTCATATGTGTGATTATAGGATACGCATTTGGATTATTGCAGACCGGATATCTGTACGGCAAGCTTCATCACGTAGACATCAGAAAGCAGGGGAGCGGCAACGCGGGATCTACCAACGCCCTTCGCACCATGGGCTGGAAGGCCGGCCTTGTAACGCTTTTGGGCGACTGCTTTAAGTGCGTGTTTGCGGTGGTCGTGGTGCACCTGCTCTATGGGAAGAGCCAGGCGGACATGATACCGCTTCTTGCCATGTATGCGGGCATGGGAGCTGTGCTGGGGCACAATTACCCCTTCTACCTCAAATTCAAAGGGGGCAAGGGAATTGCGGCTACAGGAGGACTGATTCTGAGCACCACCAATGTGTGGATGGTACTGATCTGCCTGGTGGCGTTCGTGGGAGTCGTGGGGATCACCAGGTATGTGTCGCTTGGTTCGCTTCTGGTGGTCATCATCTATCTTGTGGAAGTGGTGATCTACGGACAGATGGGAGGATTCCATGTGGCGCAGAATTATCTCTACGAGATGTATGGGATCGCGGCATTTTTGATGCTGTCTGCCTTCTTTAAGCACAGGGAGAACATTAAGAGACTATTAACCGGCACGGAGAATAAGCTAAGTGTCGGCAAGAAATAG
- a CDS encoding ribose-phosphate pyrophosphokinase: MPNIKLMETALPVAPLKIAALDSCKEMGQKVNDYIVRFRQDTLKESLDSPLFSSYQLDNYLIDCHCPRFGTGEAKGIIGESIRGKDLFIMVDVCNYSLTYTVNGHLNHMSPDDHYQDLKRVISAANGKAHRVNVIMPFLYESRQHKRTKRESLDCALALQELVDMGVTNILTFDAHDPRVQNSIPLHGFDNFNPPYQFMKALLRAEPELIVDKEHLMVVSPDEGAMHRAVYFSNVLGVNMGMFYKRRDYSTVINGKNPIVAHEFLGDDIKGKNVIIVDDMISSGESMLDVARQIKDRGADRVFVCTSFGLFTEGFDMFDEYYEKGYIDRVITTNLTYLPPAVHEKPYFVIADMSKYIALIIDSFNHDITIGAVLNPTDKIHKLLEKHRNSL; encoded by the coding sequence ATGCCAAACATTAAGTTAATGGAGACGGCGCTTCCCGTAGCGCCCCTAAAGATCGCGGCCCTTGACTCATGCAAGGAGATGGGCCAGAAAGTAAATGATTATATTGTCAGATTCAGGCAGGATACGTTAAAAGAATCTTTGGATTCTCCGCTTTTTTCCAGCTATCAGCTGGACAATTACCTGATCGACTGCCACTGCCCCCGTTTCGGAACTGGGGAGGCCAAAGGAATTATCGGAGAGTCGATCCGTGGAAAAGATCTGTTCATTATGGTCGATGTCTGCAACTACAGCCTGACCTATACCGTAAATGGCCACTTGAACCATATGTCCCCGGACGACCACTATCAAGACTTAAAGCGCGTTATCTCAGCGGCAAACGGCAAGGCTCACCGGGTCAATGTCATCATGCCGTTCTTGTATGAGAGCCGCCAGCACAAGCGCACCAAGCGCGAATCCCTGGACTGCGCCCTGGCGCTTCAGGAACTGGTCGACATGGGCGTCACCAACATCCTTACCTTCGATGCACATGACCCGAGAGTCCAGAATTCCATTCCGCTGCACGGCTTTGACAACTTCAATCCTCCTTACCAGTTTATGAAAGCCCTTCTTCGGGCGGAGCCGGAACTGATCGTCGATAAGGAGCATCTGATGGTAGTCAGCCCGGACGAAGGGGCAATGCATCGTGCCGTTTATTTCTCCAACGTTCTCGGCGTCAACATGGGAATGTTTTATAAGCGCCGTGACTACTCAACCGTGATCAACGGCAAGAACCCCATCGTGGCCCATGAATTCCTGGGCGATGATATCAAGGGAAAGAATGTCATTATCGTGGACGATATGATCTCCTCCGGGGAAAGTATGCTGGATGTGGCGAGACAGATCAAGGACAGAGGCGCGGACCGGGTATTCGTCTGCACTTCCTTTGGATTGTTCACAGAAGGATTTGATATGTTTGACGAATATTATGAAAAGGGCTACATCGACCGCGTGATTACCACGAACCTTACTTATCTTCCGCCGGCCGTACATGAGAAGCCTTACTTTGTAATTGCGGATATGAGCAAATATATCGCGCTGATCATCGATTCATTCAACCACGATATCACCATCGGCGCTGTCCTCAATCCGACAGACAAGATTCACAAATTATTGGAAAAGCACCGCAATTCCTTGTAA
- the der gene encoding ribosome biogenesis GTPase Der codes for MSKPVVAIVGRPNVGKSTLFNVLAGGMISIVKDTPGVTRDRIYADVNWLDKDFTLIDTGGIEPESKDIILSQMREQAQIAIDTADVIIFITDVRQGLVDSDSKVADMLRRSGKPVVLVVNKVDNFDKFMPDVYEFYNLGIGDPVPISAASRLGIGDMLDQVAEHFPDHAGEEEEDERPRIAIVGKPNVGKSSIINKLLGEQRVIVSDIAGTTRDAIDTDIVHNGKEYVFIDTAGLRRKNKIKEELERYSIIRTVTAVERADVVLIVIDATEGVTEQDAKIAGIAHERGKGIIIVVNKWDAIEKNDKTMREYDSEVRRVLSFMPYAEIMYVSAETGQRLNKLYDKIDMVIENQTLRVATGVLNEIMAEAVAMQQPPSDKGKRLKLYYITQVAVKPPTFVIFVNDKELMHFSYTRYLENKIREAFGFRGTSLKFFVRERKDKDR; via the coding sequence ATGAGTAAACCAGTAGTAGCAATTGTGGGAAGACCCAATGTTGGAAAATCGACCCTTTTTAATGTATTGGCAGGTGGTATGATATCCATCGTCAAGGATACGCCCGGAGTGACCAGGGACCGTATCTACGCGGATGTGAACTGGCTTGATAAGGACTTCACGCTGATTGATACAGGCGGGATCGAGCCGGAGAGCAAAGACATCATCCTGTCCCAGATGCGCGAGCAGGCACAGATTGCCATCGACACGGCAGACGTGATCATCTTCATTACTGACGTGCGCCAGGGACTGGTAGATTCGGATTCCAAGGTGGCGGACATGCTCAGGCGCTCCGGCAAGCCGGTAGTCCTGGTGGTTAATAAAGTAGATAATTTTGACAAGTTTATGCCGGATGTATATGAGTTCTATAATCTGGGAATCGGCGATCCGGTGCCCATATCCGCGGCGTCCCGCCTGGGGATCGGCGATATGCTGGATCAGGTGGCGGAGCATTTCCCGGATCATGCCGGGGAGGAAGAAGAGGATGAGCGTCCAAGGATAGCAATCGTAGGAAAGCCGAATGTAGGAAAATCCTCCATCATCAACAAACTCTTGGGAGAACAGCGCGTCATCGTATCGGATATCGCGGGGACGACCCGGGATGCGATCGACACAGATATCGTGCACAATGGGAAGGAATATGTATTCATAGACACCGCCGGCCTTCGCAGGAAGAACAAGATTAAGGAAGAACTGGAGCGCTACAGCATTATCCGTACGGTAACGGCGGTAGAGCGGGCAGACGTGGTGCTGATCGTGATCGACGCCACCGAAGGCGTGACAGAGCAGGATGCAAAGATTGCGGGAATTGCCCATGAGCGGGGCAAGGGCATCATCATCGTGGTAAATAAATGGGATGCTATAGAAAAGAATGACAAGACGATGCGGGAGTATGACAGCGAAGTCCGCCGCGTGCTGTCATTCATGCCTTATGCGGAGATCATGTATGTATCTGCCGAGACAGGGCAGCGTTTGAACAAATTATATGACAAGATAGACATGGTAATTGAAAACCAGACGCTTCGGGTAGCTACCGGCGTGCTCAACGAGATCATGGCCGAGGCCGTGGCAATGCAGCAGCCGCCGTCAGACAAAGGGAAAAGGCTGAAGCTGTATTACATTACCCAGGTGGCTGTGAAGCCTCCGACATTCGTCATATTCGTGAATGACAAGGAATTGATGCATTTCTCCTATACCAGGTATTTGGAGAATAAGATTCGCGAGGCATTTGGATTCAGAGGAACTTCATTGAAGTTCTTTGTACGGGAAAGAAAGGATAAGGATCGCTAG
- a CDS encoding polysaccharide deacetylase family protein, which translates to MTNERISEHKKHIHKKARRVRVPLRIFALFVVCALPFLLFRTAAASQQEAEIFLAVKSDSILQEEELPKFGITVETKGNTKAVLDARTGYKVSDLAKELEQGKHYTIGCEADAAVEGDYPVTLNLEDAVKGFLEKDWIGLVRIDTADGVLTVKNKVGEWDGDKFKRYDGTYVTNDFVVSKGNTYYFDGDGKKASGWQDIGGSRYYFDKDGIMKTGWLDSDDGKYYLGADGKASIGWQDIDGASYYFGTDGKMATGEVWLGLTLCVFDQNGVLISKKESTIDPNKPMVALTFDDGPGPRTGELVEALARYNAHATFFMLGKKVPSYPSVIQRMKEVGCELGNHSYDHADLSKLDASGIQNEVGGTNGNLQNIVGQGATLMRPPYGAISSTMKGCVGMPMILWNIDTLDWKTRNAQATIDSVMGSVKDGDIILMHDIHTESVDAALALIPKLIDEGYQLVTVSEMARAKGVELKDGVSYTDF; encoded by the coding sequence ATGACAAATGAAAGAATTAGCGAGCACAAAAAGCATATACATAAAAAAGCGAGAAGAGTGAGAGTCCCTTTGCGGATTTTTGCTCTTTTTGTAGTTTGCGCCCTTCCGTTCCTGCTTTTTCGGACTGCGGCGGCATCCCAGCAGGAGGCGGAGATATTCCTTGCGGTAAAGAGCGATTCCATATTGCAGGAGGAAGAACTTCCCAAGTTCGGGATCACGGTGGAGACCAAGGGGAATACGAAGGCCGTATTGGATGCAAGAACCGGATATAAGGTCAGCGACCTGGCAAAAGAATTAGAACAAGGGAAGCACTATACCATCGGCTGCGAGGCGGATGCGGCTGTGGAAGGAGACTATCCGGTTACTCTGAATCTGGAGGATGCGGTCAAAGGATTCCTGGAAAAGGACTGGATCGGGCTGGTCAGAATCGATACTGCCGATGGCGTCCTGACGGTCAAGAATAAGGTCGGAGAGTGGGACGGGGACAAGTTTAAGCGCTATGATGGAACCTATGTCACCAATGACTTCGTAGTCTCAAAAGGGAACACCTATTACTTTGACGGAGATGGAAAGAAGGCGTCCGGCTGGCAGGATATCGGCGGATCCAGATACTACTTTGACAAAGATGGAATTATGAAGACCGGATGGCTTGACAGCGACGATGGAAAGTATTATCTGGGTGCGGACGGCAAGGCTTCTATCGGCTGGCAGGATATTGACGGCGCTTCCTATTACTTTGGAACAGACGGAAAGATGGCGACGGGAGAGGTGTGGCTGGGGCTTACGCTGTGCGTATTTGATCAGAACGGCGTGCTAATCTCCAAGAAAGAGAGCACGATAGACCCGAACAAGCCGATGGTAGCCCTGACCTTTGACGACGGTCCTGGCCCGCGCACCGGCGAACTGGTGGAGGCGCTGGCGAGGTACAATGCCCATGCCACATTCTTTATGCTGGGAAAGAAGGTGCCTTCCTATCCAAGCGTGATCCAGAGGATGAAGGAAGTGGGCTGCGAATTAGGCAATCATTCCTACGACCATGCCGATCTGTCTAAACTGGATGCATCCGGCATACAGAATGAAGTAGGAGGGACCAATGGCAATCTCCAGAATATCGTAGGGCAGGGAGCCACCCTGATGCGTCCGCCTTACGGGGCAATCAGTTCTACGATGAAAGGATGCGTGGGAATGCCGATGATCCTGTGGAATATCGATACGCTGGACTGGAAGACCAGAAATGCGCAGGCCACGATCGATTCTGTCATGGGAAGCGTAAAAGACGGGGATATCATCCTGATGCACGATATCCATACGGAGAGCGTGGACGCAGCCCTTGCTCTGATACCGAAGCTGATAGATGAGGGTTACCAGCTGGTAACCGTCTCCGAGATGGCGAGAGCCAAAGGAGTCGAACTAAAGGACGGAGTTAGCTATACGGATTTCTAG